A window of the Kosakonia radicincitans DSM 16656 genome harbors these coding sequences:
- the rnk gene encoding nucleoside diphosphate kinase regulator: MSRPAIMINEQDAERLDRLLEQPDYASLPVADALNDELDRAQMCAPEAMPHNVVTMNSTVKFRELKSGEERVRTLVYPAQMTDSATQLSVLAPVGAALLGLRVGDSIHWQLPGGTTTDLEVLELLYQPEAAGDFRL; encoded by the coding sequence ATGTCCAGACCTGCCATTATGATTAATGAGCAAGACGCCGAGCGTCTTGACCGGTTGCTGGAGCAACCTGATTATGCCAGCCTGCCGGTCGCGGATGCGTTGAATGATGAGCTGGATCGCGCTCAGATGTGCGCGCCGGAAGCGATGCCGCACAATGTAGTAACAATGAACAGCACGGTGAAATTCCGCGAACTGAAAAGTGGTGAAGAGCGGGTGCGCACGCTGGTGTATCCGGCGCAAATGACCGACAGCGCCACGCAGCTTTCCGTGCTGGCACCGGTTGGCGCTGCGCTGCTCGGTTTACGGGTGGGTGACAGCATTCACTGGCAGTTGCCGGGCGGCACCACCACCGATCTTGAAGTGCTTGAGCTGCTTTATCAGCCCGAAGCAGCAGGCGATTTCCGGCTTTAA
- the uspG gene encoding universal stress protein UspG, with amino-acid sequence MYQTIIMPVDVFEMALSDKAVRHAEFLAQREGVIHLLHVLPASASMSLHRFAADLRRFEEHLQQEAQTRLDTMKTHFSIEPSRVRTHVRFGNVRDVVNELAEELLADMVVIASRNPSITTHLLGSNAANIVRHAHIPVLVVR; translated from the coding sequence ATGTATCAGACCATTATTATGCCGGTTGATGTTTTCGAAATGGCGCTGAGTGACAAAGCGGTGCGCCACGCTGAGTTCCTCGCCCAGCGCGAGGGCGTTATTCATCTTCTGCATGTATTACCCGCTTCCGCCAGCATGAGTCTGCACCGTTTTGCTGCCGATTTGCGCCGCTTCGAAGAGCATTTGCAGCAGGAAGCGCAAACCCGCCTCGACACCATGAAGACCCATTTTTCCATTGAGCCGTCACGCGTGCGCACCCATGTGCGTTTTGGCAACGTGCGCGATGTGGTCAATGAGCTGGCCGAAGAACTGCTCGCGGATATGGTGGTTATCGCCTCGCGCAATCCGTCAATTACCACTCACCTGCTCGGCTCCAATGCCGCCAACATCGTGCGCCACGCGCATATTCCGGTGCTGGTGGTGCGGTAA